Proteins encoded by one window of Synechococcus sp. MVIR-18-1:
- a CDS encoding GNAT family N-acetyltransferase: MGSLQIYELESDQIPIVTDWSRREGFAPGLGDIEIYRHTDRQGLWIAWLDREPIGCIAGVRYNLDYGFIGLYLVVPHQRGHGYGKQLWKHALDHLADLTCIGLEAAPARILDYAGWGFESSSMTTRWSCFNKGELDDLWGGLPPGLQVVEGSDVPSEAVQLYDAQREPSPRPHFLADWLGHQSGQVLALLDENGNCHGFGRIRPCLLQDGEGWRIGPLLADSPGLAAYLIRKLQQRHPGALLIDTPGFNSAAKELMLTLGFRAESETMRMYRGGLPEVDLTDVFALACLELG, translated from the coding sequence ATGGGCTCTCTTCAAATCTATGAATTGGAGTCAGACCAGATTCCAATCGTGACCGATTGGTCCCGACGCGAGGGATTTGCTCCAGGTCTTGGGGACATTGAGATTTATCGGCATACCGATCGTCAGGGGTTGTGGATTGCCTGGCTTGATCGCGAGCCGATTGGTTGCATTGCGGGCGTTCGTTACAACCTTGATTATGGATTTATTGGCCTCTATCTCGTTGTTCCACATCAGAGAGGTCATGGCTATGGAAAACAGCTTTGGAAGCATGCTCTCGACCACCTTGCTGACCTCACCTGTATCGGATTAGAGGCAGCCCCGGCTCGAATTTTGGACTATGCGGGCTGGGGATTTGAATCGTCTTCAATGACCACCCGATGGAGCTGCTTCAACAAGGGTGAATTAGATGACTTATGGGGCGGTCTTCCACCCGGTTTGCAGGTGGTGGAGGGAAGCGATGTGCCTTCAGAAGCTGTTCAGCTGTATGACGCTCAGCGGGAGCCAAGCCCCAGACCCCACTTTCTTGCCGATTGGCTTGGACACCAATCGGGTCAGGTTCTTGCCCTTCTTGATGAGAACGGCAACTGCCACGGATTTGGCCGTATTCGCCCTTGCCTTTTGCAAGATGGAGAAGGTTGGCGGATCGGTCCACTCCTCGCTGATTCTCCTGGCTTAGCCGCGTATCTTATCCGGAAGCTTCAACAACGCCACCCAGGGGCATTATTGATTGATACCCCTGGATTTAATTCTGCAGCGAAAGAGCTCATGCTTACGCTCGGATTTAGGGCTGAATCGGAAACAATGCGGATGTATCGAGGTGGTTTACCAGAAGTTGATTTAACTGATGTTTTTGCTTTGGCCTGTCTGGAATTGGGTTGA
- a CDS encoding glutathione S-transferase → MADLLADSVALSWEQLKALAPAPAERCEGPANAQATLRLFGQPESQVRVTLFRDHHAWCPYCQKVWLWLEFRRVPYRIRKVTMRCYGPKEPWFTAKVPSGMLPALELDGRLLTESDRILEALEHAFGALGAGMHDQRVRRLRDLERLLFRAWCMWLCTPRLNNRQEVQARDQFQTVARQMEAALMAGGGHWLDPDCPGGAHPGTADLVFVPYVERMNASLAYFKGFALRQEHPGIDRWFKALEQLSTYRGTQSDVHTHAHDLPPQMGGCWSNGRPEQQAMARAVDQGAGLAELETSWSALIDDDGVMSSYRALERVLRHRSALMDRNPLGAAFDQPLRAALTSLVSGDLCQPNADTASGLRYLRDRISVPRDMPLQSARLLRAALEATAALDGEAQSAPPPFEHRFDQDPRPFLSL, encoded by the coding sequence ATGGCCGATTTGCTCGCTGATTCTGTTGCCCTGAGTTGGGAGCAGCTAAAAGCTTTGGCTCCTGCTCCTGCGGAGCGTTGTGAAGGCCCAGCGAATGCCCAAGCCACATTGCGCTTGTTTGGACAGCCTGAGTCTCAGGTGCGAGTCACGTTGTTTCGTGATCATCATGCTTGGTGCCCCTATTGCCAGAAGGTATGGCTATGGCTGGAGTTTCGTCGAGTCCCCTATCGGATTCGAAAAGTCACCATGCGCTGCTACGGGCCGAAGGAGCCCTGGTTTACCGCCAAGGTGCCGTCAGGAATGCTTCCGGCCCTTGAGTTAGATGGACGGCTCCTCACAGAAAGTGATCGCATCCTGGAAGCGTTGGAGCATGCCTTTGGCGCTTTAGGCGCAGGGATGCATGACCAACGGGTGCGCCGGTTGCGCGATCTCGAGCGTCTTTTGTTTCGTGCTTGGTGCATGTGGCTTTGCACCCCCAGGCTGAACAATCGGCAGGAGGTTCAAGCGCGTGATCAGTTTCAGACTGTGGCTCGTCAAATGGAGGCGGCTCTCATGGCGGGAGGTGGCCATTGGCTTGATCCTGATTGTCCGGGTGGAGCTCACCCCGGAACGGCAGATCTGGTGTTCGTTCCTTACGTGGAGCGGATGAATGCCTCCTTGGCTTACTTCAAGGGCTTTGCACTTCGGCAAGAGCATCCAGGCATCGATCGATGGTTCAAGGCTTTGGAGCAGCTTTCGACCTATCGCGGTACCCAGAGTGATGTCCATACGCATGCCCACGACTTGCCCCCACAAATGGGTGGTTGTTGGAGTAATGGACGTCCTGAACAGCAAGCGATGGCGCGTGCGGTGGATCAAGGTGCTGGTCTCGCTGAACTCGAAACAAGCTGGTCAGCGCTGATCGATGACGACGGTGTGATGTCTTCTTACAGGGCACTAGAGAGAGTGTTGCGCCATCGTTCTGCGCTGATGGATCGCAACCCTCTTGGTGCTGCTTTTGATCAGCCTCTGCGGGCTGCACTGACCTCTTTAGTGTCAGGTGATCTTTGTCAGCCAAATGCTGACACTGCAAGCGGTCTGCGTTACTTGAGAGATCGAATTTCGGTGCCGAGAGATATGCCTCTGCAGAGTGCTCGGTTATTGAGAGCGGCCCTTGAAGCAACAGCAGCTCTTGATGGTGAGGCTCAATCAGCCCCACCGCCCTTTGAGCATCGTTTTGATCAAGACCCAAGGCCATTTTTGTCCCTGTGA
- a CDS encoding fatty acid desaturase has protein sequence MGCLSLNLDLLPISTLIPLVLLRTFVQTGLFIIGHDAMHGTLSPNRSKLNNFIGTASLILYAGLSYQRCKSNHDLHHLKAETERDPDYLNHPDHSALRWFWDFLRRYMSVRPLTILISCWLVLITLIPSTGQQAILSVTLFCTLPLILSALQLFFVGTWFPHHLNKNNPHRQTPRSLTVHPLLSFAACYHFGYHREHHLSPSTPWFDLPRLRQRSPLSQTA, from the coding sequence GTGGGATGTCTTTCGTTAAATCTTGATTTACTGCCGATCTCAACATTAATCCCTCTTGTTTTATTGAGAACATTTGTACAGACGGGATTATTCATCATCGGCCATGACGCCATGCATGGAACCCTCTCACCAAACCGTTCTAAATTAAACAACTTCATTGGTACTGCTTCCCTCATTCTTTATGCGGGTCTCAGTTATCAACGATGCAAGAGCAATCACGATCTTCACCATTTAAAGGCTGAAACCGAACGAGACCCTGATTATCTCAATCACCCAGACCATTCAGCCTTGCGCTGGTTCTGGGACTTTCTCAGGCGGTACATGAGTGTTAGACCGCTCACGATTTTGATTTCGTGTTGGTTGGTCCTTATCACTCTCATTCCGTCAACAGGCCAACAAGCCATTTTATCGGTCACGCTTTTCTGTACTCTTCCTCTGATTTTGAGCGCTCTGCAGCTCTTTTTCGTAGGCACTTGGTTTCCCCACCACCTCAACAAGAACAATCCTCATCGTCAAACACCTAGAAGTCTGACGGTTCATCCATTGCTCTCGTTCGCAGCTTGCTATCACTTTGGATATCATCGCGAACATCACCTATCACCGTCCACACCCTGGTTTGATCTTCCGCGTCTGCGTCAACGATCCCCATTGAGTCAGACGGCCTGA
- a CDS encoding DUF1651 domain-containing protein: MPHQDWIQDPNSTDTKRFHPDEKSWSRDPHVFVDSGRPLSGDPPLLKTRVHLSQQTADQLWRELVRVGWRPCGPQWSSDSDI; encoded by the coding sequence ATGCCACACCAGGACTGGATCCAGGATCCAAACTCCACGGACACGAAACGTTTCCACCCCGATGAAAAAAGTTGGAGCCGTGATCCACACGTCTTCGTGGATTCAGGGCGACCTCTTTCAGGTGACCCTCCCCTGTTGAAGACGCGTGTGCATTTGAGCCAGCAAACAGCTGATCAACTTTGGCGCGAGCTCGTACGCGTTGGCTGGAGGCCCTGCGGCCCACAGTGGAGCTCAGACTCAGACATTTGA
- a CDS encoding DUF1830 domain-containing protein, whose amino-acid sequence MGECCYRNDSSKMLILKCIGESQFFCEKVLMPSEVYLFEAPDEARLEFWLLNGGEPMLHTTAEAKDYALLSHHRLGDP is encoded by the coding sequence ATGGGTGAATGTTGCTATCGGAATGATTCATCAAAAATGTTAATCCTCAAATGTATTGGCGAAAGTCAATTCTTTTGTGAAAAAGTTTTGATGCCATCTGAGGTGTACTTGTTTGAGGCGCCCGATGAGGCTCGCCTTGAATTCTGGTTGTTGAATGGCGGCGAGCCCATGCTGCACACCACGGCCGAGGCTAAGGACTATGCCCTCCTGAGCCACCACAGGCTGGGTGATCCTTGA
- a CDS encoding chlorophyll a/b-binding protein, with protein MSPQNFQYEPLEAFGEGLTTKRPWNQGSLGFVERLNGRVAMLGFMAAIIGELISGHGPAGQVADVIRWYLSL; from the coding sequence TTGTCACCCCAAAATTTTCAGTACGAACCTTTAGAAGCTTTCGGTGAAGGCCTAACGACGAAACGCCCCTGGAATCAAGGATCCTTGGGCTTTGTTGAACGACTCAACGGAAGAGTGGCGATGTTGGGTTTTATGGCTGCCATCATCGGAGAACTGATTAGTGGTCATGGACCTGCAGGCCAAGTTGCAGATGTGATCCGCTGGTATTTATCTCTATAA
- a CDS encoding DoxX family protein has translation MLRSIATKPFLSDFGILILRVVTGTLLIHHGYEKLANIENFADAFVRPLHLPFPILLSYVAAFSEVIGSWLLITGFLTRFGALAIMGTISVAIYHAIITAGFNIYLLELLGLYFGAAVAILAVGPGLFAIDELIVRRFSPELEREQSGSIDTVVSEGGAA, from the coding sequence ATGCTGAGATCCATTGCGACGAAACCTTTTCTCTCGGATTTCGGAATTCTGATTCTGCGTGTCGTCACAGGCACCCTTCTCATTCACCATGGTTACGAGAAGTTGGCCAATATCGAGAATTTTGCTGACGCATTCGTCCGCCCACTTCACCTCCCCTTCCCAATCCTTCTCTCATATGTAGCCGCTTTTTCTGAAGTTATCGGTAGTTGGCTGTTGATTACGGGTTTCCTGACACGCTTCGGTGCACTGGCGATCATGGGAACGATCTCAGTTGCCATCTATCACGCCATCATCACAGCAGGATTCAACATCTATTTGCTGGAGCTACTGGGTCTGTACTTCGGGGCCGCCGTGGCGATTTTGGCTGTAGGCCCAGGACTGTTCGCAATTGACGAATTGATTGTGCGCCGCTTTAGTCCTGAGCTAGAGCGTGAGCAGTCTGGCTCCATCGACACAGTTGTATCAGAAGGTGGAGCTGCTTAG
- a CDS encoding sulfite exporter TauE/SafE family protein: MVPWWDIPILISLGLLAGGLAGLLGIGGGLIFAPVLLWLNLPPHQALATSSFAIVPTALAGTIVHLQSGSLPTRSALAIGLAGFGSALIFGGLGGLAAGWMLLAMQTAVYVLLAFSIKEAPKAETNEDAETDEAEEKIEDAEIEQELEKPLCLEPEETPAPLLAGVGCIAGWTAGMLGLGGGLVLVPLMSGPFAVPIHRAIRLSTVAVLCSASAASLQFLHEGRGIPWMGLTLGSVAAIAAQWTARRLDLFDSLVLVRCLRGLAIVLAIDSSRRAIQLVLN, translated from the coding sequence GTGGTGCCTTGGTGGGATATACCGATCTTGATCAGCCTCGGACTCCTGGCAGGAGGCTTGGCTGGATTGTTAGGAATCGGCGGCGGTTTGATCTTTGCTCCTGTTCTGCTCTGGCTCAACCTGCCGCCTCATCAGGCACTCGCTACTAGCAGCTTTGCGATTGTGCCAACCGCTTTAGCTGGGACAATCGTGCACCTGCAAAGTGGAAGCCTGCCAACAAGGTCGGCTTTAGCCATTGGCCTAGCAGGCTTCGGATCAGCGTTGATCTTTGGAGGACTCGGTGGCCTTGCTGCTGGATGGATGCTGTTAGCCATGCAGACAGCGGTGTATGTGTTGTTGGCTTTTTCCATCAAAGAGGCGCCAAAAGCTGAGACAAATGAAGATGCAGAAACAGACGAAGCCGAAGAAAAAATCGAAGACGCAGAGATAGAGCAAGAGCTCGAGAAACCACTCTGCTTGGAACCAGAAGAAACGCCCGCGCCCCTGCTAGCTGGAGTGGGCTGCATCGCGGGCTGGACAGCAGGAATGCTTGGCCTCGGGGGGGGACTCGTTCTCGTACCACTCATGAGTGGGCCTTTTGCAGTCCCTATCCATCGGGCCATTCGCCTGAGCACAGTGGCCGTGCTCTGCTCAGCCAGTGCAGCGTCACTCCAATTTCTGCACGAAGGACGGGGGATTCCCTGGATGGGACTCACTCTGGGCAGCGTTGCGGCAATAGCTGCTCAATGGACTGCGAGACGCCTCGATCTTTTTGATTCATTAGTTTTGGTGCGTTGCTTACGAGGACTAGCCATTGTCTTGGCCATCGACAGCAGCCGCCGCGCGATTCAACTTGTACTGAATTGA
- a CDS encoding molecular chaperone DnaJ gives MSSAQEAQAGSGFGTGNAGRSKRNRKSKRKHGHSNHGRERQPLGRDPDYEAICARQTLGLALSGRLTEQLVKRVHKALAVQHHPDKGGDPETMTRLNNARDVLLQPEMSDIVAP, from the coding sequence ATGTCGAGCGCTCAAGAGGCTCAAGCGGGCTCTGGTTTCGGAACCGGTAACGCTGGCAGGAGCAAGCGCAACAGAAAGAGCAAGCGCAAACATGGTCACTCCAACCATGGCCGCGAGCGGCAGCCCTTAGGTAGGGATCCTGATTATGAAGCGATTTGCGCGAGGCAGACCCTGGGCTTGGCTCTCTCGGGTCGGTTAACAGAACAGCTGGTGAAGAGGGTGCACAAAGCTCTCGCTGTGCAGCATCACCCAGATAAGGGTGGCGATCCCGAAACGATGACGCGTTTGAACAACGCCCGCGACGTGTTGCTCCAGCCTGAGATGTCAGACATCGTTGCGCCGTGA
- a CDS encoding nuclear transport factor 2 family protein, with product MDSVRLKALFTKPYGQSAPTESQWRELYDDQVLFQDPTQERQGIDAYIAAQDGLMKRCDDIYLVPGAISVNENIAFIEWEMGLKIKGIEFIYPGVSRLKINAEGKVISHRDYFDFIGPTFGPVPVLGGFVRWLYKKFVD from the coding sequence ATGGACTCTGTTCGTTTAAAAGCACTTTTTACTAAACCCTATGGACAGTCGGCACCCACGGAGTCTCAATGGAGAGAGTTGTATGACGATCAGGTTCTCTTTCAGGATCCAACTCAGGAGCGTCAAGGCATTGATGCCTACATCGCTGCTCAAGATGGTTTGATGAAGCGGTGCGACGACATTTATCTTGTACCTGGCGCAATATCCGTCAATGAAAATATTGCTTTTATTGAATGGGAAATGGGCTTAAAAATTAAGGGAATAGAATTTATATACCCTGGTGTTTCTCGGCTAAAGATCAACGCTGAGGGAAAGGTCATCAGCCACAGGGATTATTTTGATTTTATTGGTCCCACTTTTGGTCCAGTCCCAGTCCTTGGCGGTTTCGTCAGATGGCTCTATAAGAAATTTGTGGATTGA
- a CDS encoding response regulator transcription factor, which produces MDLTPYIQNQEQRENEDRLLTVTVTGKVALAMKGRFFLRCFCDSFQDTGCIGCAVTDEDSCIKYLEKEPFELLICTDRLEKGNGFELTRKAREQQPSLKVVVLALGDAIPVEYANASWLEAVVAEADIIEDRKPLEAAVLAVLGHHSYRSASLRSGHLPYLSCPRLTPREYEVLDLLAQGMTDREIAEALTVSEQTSRTYTKRLLKILGVNNRVQAVLKGMRCGMVQI; this is translated from the coding sequence ATGGATCTGACCCCCTATATCCAGAACCAAGAGCAGCGCGAAAATGAAGATCGCCTTCTTACGGTCACGGTGACAGGGAAGGTCGCCCTTGCGATGAAGGGGCGCTTTTTTCTCCGTTGTTTTTGTGATTCATTTCAAGACACAGGATGCATTGGCTGTGCAGTAACTGATGAAGACAGTTGTATTAAATACCTAGAAAAAGAACCCTTTGAGCTTCTGATTTGCACCGATCGGCTGGAAAAGGGAAATGGTTTCGAATTAACTCGCAAAGCACGCGAGCAGCAACCTTCGCTCAAGGTCGTCGTCCTGGCTCTCGGAGATGCCATCCCTGTTGAATACGCCAACGCCTCCTGGCTTGAAGCGGTTGTCGCGGAAGCCGACATCATTGAAGATCGCAAGCCCCTTGAGGCAGCTGTGCTCGCGGTCTTAGGGCACCACTCCTACCGGAGTGCCTCTCTTCGCTCAGGTCATTTGCCCTATTTGAGCTGTCCCAGACTCACGCCGAGAGAATATGAAGTTCTCGATCTTCTTGCACAGGGAATGACAGATCGGGAGATTGCAGAGGCCTTAACCGTGAGTGAACAAACCTCACGGACTTACACCAAGCGACTGCTAAAAATTCTTGGGGTCAACAATCGGGTGCAAGCTGTCCTTAAAGGCATGCGCTGCGGCATGGTGCAGATCTGA
- a CDS encoding CP12 domain-containing protein, which yields MESIENHISKDRADLEKAKRDGDAGKQAHLKEELERLETYKRNHPDEHKDPSPLELHCEINPDAPECLVYDD from the coding sequence ATGGAAAGCATTGAAAACCATATCTCCAAAGACCGAGCAGATCTTGAAAAAGCAAAGAGAGATGGTGATGCTGGCAAACAAGCTCATCTAAAAGAAGAACTTGAAAGGCTCGAGACCTATAAGCGAAACCACCCTGATGAGCATAAAGACCCCTCTCCTTTGGAGTTGCATTGCGAAATTAATCCCGATGCCCCTGAATGCCTCGTTTATGACGACTAA
- a CDS encoding AhpC/TSA family protein, giving the protein MKAPEALLAYLQQTPGMESGSKRLVLLFTQLGDFDSMEYAQALVPTLSHLEQVGIQTLGIAIGDQAGADRFCVFTGFPRSQLRVVPDAELHRSVGLSPGLQAAGGPWPSLLLMCAGIGSPGTLAEVLRGYTGDRSAPARFDDSSLFRLAGGSGFQRPFELATVRLRNMNEVLSKWGTYVPNNAYITQRGGTFLLDEDDSVLYVHRDKGILGFSETMNKPLTFLDPWLDRED; this is encoded by the coding sequence ATGAAAGCACCAGAAGCCTTACTCGCTTATCTCCAACAAACCCCTGGCATGGAATCAGGTTCCAAGCGTTTGGTGTTGCTGTTCACTCAGCTGGGTGATTTCGACTCAATGGAATATGCCCAAGCCCTCGTGCCTACGCTCTCTCATTTGGAGCAGGTAGGAATCCAGACTTTGGGCATCGCGATCGGGGATCAAGCCGGTGCTGATCGTTTTTGCGTTTTTACCGGATTCCCAAGATCTCAGCTTCGGGTGGTTCCTGATGCAGAGCTGCATCGCAGTGTTGGTCTCTCACCCGGTCTTCAGGCTGCTGGCGGTCCTTGGCCATCCCTTTTGCTGATGTGTGCAGGGATTGGCTCGCCAGGCACTCTTGCTGAAGTGCTGAGGGGATATACGGGGGACCGCAGTGCACCAGCCCGTTTTGATGACTCTTCCCTGTTTCGCCTGGCTGGGGGCAGCGGATTCCAACGGCCATTTGAGCTGGCCACGGTTCGTCTTCGCAACATGAATGAAGTGCTCTCGAAGTGGGGGACTTATGTCCCCAACAACGCCTACATCACGCAGCGAGGCGGCACATTTCTTTTGGATGAGGATGATTCCGTTCTCTACGTCCACCGCGACAAGGGCATCTTGGGCTTCTCGGAAACAATGAATAAGCCGCTTACTTTCCTTGATCCTTGGCTGGATCGTGAGGACTGA
- a CDS encoding DUF3136 domain-containing protein yields MTTPTFSTTQSISELRDQQSIYLKALQILIQDGSSMEKAQKTVCWNRLSRLHEAMPNQYLNPEHLFLQMLADTAAINPSKRKSR; encoded by the coding sequence ATGACCACTCCAACATTCAGCACCACTCAAAGCATTTCCGAACTACGTGATCAGCAATCGATCTATTTAAAAGCATTACAAATTCTCATTCAGGATGGATCCTCAATGGAGAAGGCTCAAAAGACTGTTTGCTGGAATCGACTGAGCAGACTCCACGAAGCAATGCCAAACCAATACTTAAATCCAGAACACCTCTTCTTGCAAATGCTTGCCGATACAGCAGCAATTAACCCAAGTAAAAGAAAAAGTCGTTAA
- a CDS encoding DUF3136 domain-containing protein has protein sequence MSTSPAITIGELEAKYPLYCKAMRLLLSEGRSPLQMKKTLCWERLETLHLSLPRRYKAPSHLLRLIQRDLGD, from the coding sequence ATGAGCACGAGCCCAGCAATCACGATTGGAGAATTAGAAGCAAAGTATCCCCTTTATTGCAAGGCGATGCGTCTTTTGCTTTCAGAAGGCCGCTCACCCCTGCAAATGAAGAAAACTTTGTGTTGGGAAAGGCTGGAGACACTACACCTGTCTCTCCCTCGTCGTTATAAGGCTCCTTCGCATTTGTTACGTCTTATCCAGAGGGATTTGGGAGATTAA
- a CDS encoding NAD(P)-dependent alcohol dehydrogenase: MDIDVWEAESASAPLQKVKRVLLEPGADELVLEVLHCGLCHSDLSMIDNSWGISQYPLVPGHEVVGRVVSVGAGVDSSVIGQIRGLGWISGSCFRCDQCLAGTSNLCPSLEATIVGRQGGLASHVKAHQDWTIVLPKGMDPAVAGPLFCGGITVFAPLLDEQVSPMAHVAVVGIGGLGHMALQFAKAWGCEVTALTTDLTKAHEARGFGAHNVMLLEELPALAGRFDLVINTANQPLDWSAVMGSLAPRGRLHQLGAVLQPIQVGAFDLISFRRSITGSPTSSPGSLRKMMEFCVRHAIKPQVEHLPFDQVNQAIERLHRGDVRYRFVLDQTDGLMDG; this comes from the coding sequence GTGGATATAGATGTCTGGGAAGCTGAGAGTGCATCGGCGCCTCTGCAAAAGGTCAAGAGAGTCCTGCTTGAGCCGGGTGCTGACGAACTTGTTTTAGAGGTCCTTCACTGCGGTCTTTGCCATAGCGACCTGTCGATGATCGACAACAGCTGGGGCATCAGCCAGTACCCGCTAGTCCCTGGCCATGAAGTTGTGGGCAGGGTGGTGTCTGTTGGCGCTGGCGTGGACTCAAGCGTGATCGGGCAGATTCGTGGCTTGGGCTGGATCAGTGGCAGTTGTTTTCGCTGCGATCAATGTTTGGCTGGAACCAGCAATCTTTGTCCGTCCCTGGAGGCGACGATTGTGGGCCGCCAGGGCGGGCTTGCCAGCCATGTCAAAGCCCACCAGGACTGGACAATTGTTCTGCCAAAAGGGATGGATCCTGCCGTGGCAGGACCGTTGTTCTGCGGTGGCATCACAGTTTTTGCTCCGCTTCTGGATGAGCAGGTGTCGCCTATGGCCCATGTGGCGGTTGTGGGGATTGGTGGACTCGGTCATATGGCGCTGCAGTTCGCTAAGGCCTGGGGGTGTGAGGTCACCGCTCTCACCACCGACCTCACCAAGGCTCATGAGGCCAGGGGGTTTGGGGCTCACAATGTGATGCTCTTAGAAGAGCTCCCCGCATTGGCTGGACGCTTCGATCTCGTGATTAACACCGCGAATCAACCGCTCGACTGGTCTGCCGTGATGGGATCTCTGGCCCCACGGGGTCGCTTGCATCAGCTGGGAGCCGTCTTGCAGCCCATACAAGTTGGTGCTTTCGATTTGATTTCCTTTCGTCGGTCGATCACGGGTAGTCCCACGTCGTCGCCTGGGAGTCTTCGAAAAATGATGGAGTTCTGCGTGAGGCATGCCATCAAACCTCAGGTGGAGCATCTTCCGTTCGATCAGGTCAATCAAGCGATTGAACGCTTGCATCGTGGTGATGTGCGTTACCGCTTCGTGCTTGATCAGACAGACGGCCTAATGGATGGCTGA
- a CDS encoding pyridoxamine 5'-phosphate oxidase family protein has translation MSTEMDAEQPLPPWRPLLTAARKREGRLPGGRWLQLATLSVDGYPRVRTLVFRDWSAAATLDLLTDARSEKCLEIERTPEVELCWLFRKAREQFRLRGTATMISPTGDSVDLDQHWKRLPASGRSVWAWPPPGDPFDPQGPWPQEVSDDSATPEHLRLLRISLHLVEQLDLKPHPHLRRLWTSSRQWQEQRINP, from the coding sequence GTGAGCACTGAAATGGATGCAGAGCAGCCGCTCCCTCCTTGGAGACCGCTCTTAACTGCGGCGCGTAAGAGAGAAGGTCGCTTACCGGGTGGTCGCTGGTTGCAGCTTGCAACTCTTTCCGTGGATGGTTACCCGAGGGTGCGCACGCTCGTGTTCCGCGATTGGAGTGCTGCGGCGACGCTAGATCTGCTCACGGACGCCCGAAGTGAGAAGTGCTTAGAGATTGAAAGAACGCCTGAGGTGGAGTTGTGCTGGTTGTTTCGTAAGGCCCGTGAGCAGTTTCGCCTTCGTGGAACGGCAACGATGATCTCTCCCACAGGGGATTCTGTGGATTTGGATCAGCACTGGAAGCGGCTCCCAGCTTCTGGCCGATCTGTCTGGGCTTGGCCTCCTCCCGGTGATCCGTTTGATCCTCAAGGCCCATGGCCGCAGGAGGTGTCAGATGATTCAGCTACGCCAGAGCATTTGCGCCTGCTTCGGATTTCGTTGCACCTCGTTGAGCAGCTCGATCTCAAGCCACACCCGCATTTGCGACGGTTGTGGACCTCTTCCAGGCAATGGCAAGAACAAAGGATTAATCCTTGA
- a CDS encoding SOS response-associated peptidase: MCGRFSLTADALQLPAAIRERMDDVHLSRYAPRQLIRPSEPVLGLRREECKTEAALMLWGLIPSWAKDPSAGPRPINARSETVAEKASFRAAWRHRRCLIPATGFFEKNYLVRRRDQGSFWMAGLWERWLGSDGSELDTCTILTTAPNSLIQPLHDRMPVLIPDGLEEAWLAVADGHDLRALEPLLMGWDPQGWIVEPIQSSGNQPSPSAVQGSLFDIQ, encoded by the coding sequence ATGTGTGGACGTTTTTCACTCACTGCGGATGCTCTTCAGCTCCCGGCGGCGATTCGGGAGCGAATGGATGATGTGCATCTCTCGCGCTATGCACCACGGCAACTGATCCGCCCTTCTGAACCCGTGTTGGGATTGCGTCGTGAGGAGTGCAAGACCGAAGCCGCGCTCATGCTTTGGGGCTTGATTCCTTCCTGGGCGAAAGACCCCTCCGCAGGACCTCGCCCCATCAATGCTCGCTCTGAAACCGTTGCCGAGAAAGCGAGCTTTCGAGCAGCCTGGCGCCACCGGCGATGTTTGATTCCAGCCACTGGATTTTTCGAAAAAAACTATTTGGTTCGCCGTCGAGATCAAGGTTCCTTTTGGATGGCTGGGTTGTGGGAGCGCTGGCTTGGTTCGGATGGAAGTGAACTTGACACCTGCACGATTCTCACCACGGCACCGAATTCTCTGATTCAGCCGCTGCACGATCGAATGCCTGTTTTGATTCCTGATGGTCTGGAAGAGGCATGGCTGGCCGTTGCTGATGGCCATGACCTCCGCGCTTTAGAACCACTCCTGATGGGTTGGGATCCTCAAGGTTGGATTGTTGAACCGATTCAATCGAGCGGGAACCAACCATCTCCATCTGCTGTCCAGGGTTCGCTGTTTGACATCCAGTGA